TCAGTAGCAATGGTGGCAATGTTATTGAAAATAATTACCTAGGAACGGATGCTGCCGGCACCCTTTCTGGTGGAGATAGTGGTTCAGGAATTTTCATTCAAGATTCTCCCGATAACATTATTCGAGCTAACTTAATTTCTGGAAATACCAATACCTCTGCTGTGGGAATTCGTATTTTTGGGACAACGGCTACCAATAACCAAATTCAGGGTAATTTAATTGGAACGGATGCTAATGGAACCGCTGATCTAGGGAATGCCGGCAGTGGGATTGTTATCTCTAATGCTTCTAATAATATTATTGGCGGAACGACGGCGGCAACCCGTAACATTATTTCGGGAAACGATTCTGGCATTCAAATAATCGGCGTAACTGCTACGGGAAATCAAATCCTTGGCAATTATATTGGCACGGATATTACGGGCACTATTGCGCTACGAAATGTTTTTAGCGGAATTGGGATCTCCAATGCACCTAATAATATCATTGGCGGAAGTCCGGCGGCTTCTCGGAATCTAATTTCTGGCAATGGTTCAAGTGGAATTTATTTGGGAGATGGCAGCACCGGCACTCAAATTATTGGCAACTATATTGGCACCAATGTTACGGGTGATGCTGCTTTAGGAAATGGAGGATTATCGGGGGTAAGAATTGAAACTGCCGATAATGTGATTCAAAACAACTTGGTTGCCGGTAACACCTCCGATGGAATTCTCATTGGTAATAGCAGCGCCACTAACAACCGCGTTATTGGCAATTTAGTTGGGACAAATGCAAGCGGGACTGCTGCGATTGGTAATGGTGAAGTTGGAGTTTTTATTGTCCAAGGTGCAGCCAATAATATTATTGGTGGGGTAACTGCGGCTGAGCGTAATATTATTTCAGGTAATAATAGTTGGGGCGTTGGATTTCAGACAAATGCCACGAATAATCAACTGCTTGGCAATTTCATTGGCGTTGATATTAATGGCACGGCTGCTTTAGGAAATGGCAGTGATGGAGTCAGCGTATTTTCTGCACCTAATAATATTATTGGCGGAACTGTTGCGGGTTCTCGCAATATTATTTCAGGGAATGGTGCTTCAGGAATTGAGCTACCCTTGGCATCACCTAACACATTAATTGCCGGCAATTATATTGGCACGGATGTCACCGGCACCGTTACGATTGGTAATGAAGACAATGGTATTACTGTAGAGCAGTATGCAATTAATACCACAATTGGAGGAACGACTCCTGAAAGTCGCAATCTTATTTCTGGAAATAAAGGCAATGGGATTTCTTTAGATTCTCGTGATAATCAAGTTTTAGGAAATTATGTTGGCACTCAAGCAGATGGCATTAGTGCGCTAGGGAATGCTAACAGAGGTATTCACATTTCTTCTTTAGCGGGAAATAACCTCATTGGCGGCACAGCAGCCGGCGCAGGAAATGTGATTGCTTTTAATGGCAATGATGGGGTTTTCATTGGAGGGAGTGTCAATAACGGTATTTTAGGGAATACGTTTTTCTCCAATGGACAGTTAGGAATCGATCTGAATAGTCCATCGATTAATGATGCCGGCACCACTGCAAATGATGTGGGGGATGCCGACACCGGCAATAATAACTTACAGAATTTCCCGGTGATTACTTCGGCTGTTTCTAATGGGAATAATATTACCATTACCGGCTCTCTCAACAGCACAGCGAATACCGCATTTCGAGTTGAGTTTTTTGCCAATACAGCCTTAGATACTACTACCTTTGGCGAAGGGGAACGATTTCTTGGCTTTGTTAATGTCACAACCGATGCTGCCGGCAATGCCAGTTTTACTCAAAGTTTTACCACTGCCATTCCTGCCGGCCAGTTTATCACGGCAACTGCAACCGATCCGAATAATAATACCTCGGAATTTTCCGGTGGCGTTGCTGTGATTATTCCCAGCCTGACTATTAATGATGTCACCGTAGCTGAGGGAAATGCCGGCACCACGAATGCCACGTTTACGGTTACCTTAAATAGCGCGATTAATCAAACAGTAATGGTTGATTATGCGACGGCGAATGATACGGCAATTACGGGTGAAGATTATACGGCAACAACCGGAACGTTAACCTTTACGGCTGGAGAAACAACCCAAACAATTACGGTTCCTGTTAATGGCAATACGAGTGATCAATTAGATCGTCGCTTTTTTGTAAATTTATCAAATGCTACCATTGCCACGATTGCAGATAATCAAGGCATTGGTAATATTACCGATGACGATCCGACTCCGGCAATTTCGATTAATAATGTCACGGTGAC
This genomic window from Microcoleus sp. FACHB-672 contains:
- a CDS encoding beta strand repeat-containing protein, producing the protein MATFSVTNINDTGAGSLRQAIIDANITAGADTITFNIAGAGVQTIQPATALPTITDAVVIDATTQPGYTGTPLIEINGTTAAGLDDGILQITAGNSTVRGLIINRAGFSNAAILISSNGGNVIENNYLGTDAAGTLSGGDSGSGIFIQDSPDNIIRANLISGNTNTSAVGIRIFGTTATNNQIQGNLIGTDANGTADLGNAGSGIVISNASNNIIGGTTAATRNIISGNDSGIQIIGVTATGNQILGNYIGTDITGTIALRNVFSGIGISNAPNNIIGGSPAASRNLISGNGSSGIYLGDGSTGTQIIGNYIGTNVTGDAALGNGGLSGVRIETADNVIQNNLVAGNTSDGILIGNSSATNNRVIGNLVGTNASGTAAIGNGEVGVFIVQGAANNIIGGVTAAERNIISGNNSWGVGFQTNATNNQLLGNFIGVDINGTAALGNGSDGVSVFSAPNNIIGGTVAGSRNIISGNGASGIELPLASPNTLIAGNYIGTDVTGTVTIGNEDNGITVEQYAINTTIGGTTPESRNLISGNKGNGISLDSRDNQVLGNYVGTQADGISALGNANRGIHISSLAGNNLIGGTAAGAGNVIAFNGNDGVFIGGSVNNGILGNTFFSNGQLGIDLNSPSINDAGTTANDVGDADTGNNNLQNFPVITSAVSNGNNITITGSLNSTANTAFRVEFFANTALDTTTFGEGERFLGFVNVTTDAAGNASFTQSFTTAIPAGQFITATATDPNNNTSEFSGGVAVIIPSLTINDVTVAEGNAGTTNATFTVTLNSAINQTVMVDYATANDTAITGEDYTATTGTLTFTAGETTQTITVPVNGNTSDQLDRRFFVNLSNATIATIADNQGIGNITDDDPTPAISINNVTVTEGDAGTTNAIFNVVLNSASSQVITLNYTTTDDSAIAGSDYTTTSGTLTFAAGETIKTIIVPILGNTEDESEESFFVNLSNATNGIFTTNLGTGTIANDDTPIPTPTPIPTPTPTPVPTPTPIPTPTPTPVPTPRPIIPILASTPIPMATQPIDQECNCPIVTIPNPITLPLGNTSETIFTAPQSGDVGSDTLQGSASNDSIVGDSGNDFVLGEAGNDHLIGGDGNDSLQGGLGSNVPVGNELDRDSIEGNAGNDSLFGNEGQDTIFGGNGEDLIWGGKDNDWLWGEDGYDTLYGNLGNDFIFGGKGNSDSVGDILEQDLIYGQDGNDYLNGNEGNDIVDGGNGNDWIHGGKDDDLIVGDLDNDTLFGDMGNDILRGRGEASEFNDPEGRDWLFGGSGDDFLDGYEGDDSLFGGEGNDTLRGEASNIPGAPNSDLLMGEAGNDLIFGDTGNDTLCGDEGDDTLVGKNDNNLLNLSPLTEQDDLCGGAGNDLLVANEGIDTLNGGDGNDSLYGGKHNDTLYGSTGNDWLSGDLGKDWIAGGSGNDNFVFSATIADLETAIEFGQDMSGDIIADFIQGEDRIALAAGLTFAQLTLSASGNDTLVKVGDVSLVTIQGIASTAISAGDFISI